Proteins from one Rhizobium sp. CB3090 genomic window:
- a CDS encoding helix-hairpin-helix domain-containing protein yields the protein MQSSENGAAGPQDEDTDLATASALPPWVVRALAANGITRLSTMTTMTDQQLLALKGIGHESVRLIRAATKAAEERDGPEKNGISKSD from the coding sequence ATGCAATCGTCTGAAAATGGTGCCGCAGGCCCTCAGGACGAGGATACGGATCTCGCGACAGCAAGCGCTCTTCCCCCGTGGGTCGTCCGAGCTCTCGCAGCCAATGGCATTACCCGACTGAGCACAATGACCACTATGACGGATCAGCAATTGCTTGCGCTCAAGGGCATTGGGCACGAATCGGTCAGGCTTATAAGAGCAGCGACGAAGGCTGCCGAGGAGCGCGACGGCCCGGAAAAGAACGGCATTTCAAAGAGCGACTAG
- a CDS encoding cytochrome c, translated as MREARQYRTDPPVASALEILRMMPGGFNGTPPEVYFALGKPFAQNAYDLSQGKRLYSWFGCSSCHGDGRGAAGPSFLDGWWFYGPGIASIAASIRDGRPHGMPAFRDKMTIDQIWQLAGYIQTIGAYSAKMGAPSRNDDKQTRPAENRAPASILFHEGPVAPNPQQGPMP; from the coding sequence ATGAGGGAGGCGCGACAGTATCGTACGGACCCTCCAGTTGCTTCCGCTCTTGAGATATTGCGCATGATGCCCGGTGGCTTCAACGGCACGCCGCCCGAAGTCTATTTCGCTCTCGGCAAGCCGTTCGCGCAGAATGCCTATGATCTCAGCCAGGGCAAACGGCTTTATTCCTGGTTCGGTTGCTCATCTTGCCATGGCGATGGACGCGGTGCGGCGGGACCTTCCTTTCTCGACGGCTGGTGGTTTTACGGCCCAGGCATCGCTTCGATCGCTGCCTCAATCCGGGATGGGCGGCCTCACGGCATGCCGGCATTTCGCGATAAAATGACCATTGATCAGATCTGGCAGCTTGCGGGCTATATCCAGACGATCGGCGCCTATTCGGCCAAGATGGGTGCGCCGAGCCGCAATGACGACAAGCAGACCCGTCCGGCTGAAAATCGGGCGCCGGCCTCGATCCTCTTCCATGAAGGACCGGTCGCCCCCAATCCGCAACAAGGACCTATGCCTTGA